From Paraburkholderia fungorum, the proteins below share one genomic window:
- a CDS encoding carbohydrate ABC transporter permease yields the protein MAADRSLTAGLPKARQRRFNYPLASWSNGLFVLPFVIVYVLLLVVPLVYGWWLSLQNVDLLGGTTEFIGIKNYVDLAFDPIFRGAVRNTFYFVFLTVPMFVALGLALALVLNRPGRFSAALRAIFFGSSVLSVTIVTLVWKLVLMPGHGLLADVSHALSIPEFVPLVHESTALPMIAVVTVWWIVGLPMMLFLAALQQIPQELYEAAALDNASRWRTFASITLPSIRRTLALVAVIEAVFQFQLFGQAQLLTDGGPNNASRPLVQFIYESGFRQWLFGYSAAAAQVLFLLMLIGIAVQAWIVRRKDSV from the coding sequence AACTATCCCCTCGCGTCGTGGTCGAACGGACTGTTTGTTTTGCCGTTCGTGATTGTCTATGTGCTGCTGCTGGTGGTGCCGCTGGTGTACGGTTGGTGGCTAAGCTTGCAGAACGTCGATCTGCTCGGTGGCACAACCGAGTTTATCGGCATCAAGAATTACGTCGACCTCGCATTCGATCCGATCTTCCGCGGCGCTGTACGCAATACGTTCTACTTCGTTTTCCTGACTGTGCCGATGTTCGTCGCATTGGGTCTCGCGCTCGCGCTGGTGCTCAACCGGCCGGGCCGTTTCAGCGCGGCGCTGCGGGCGATTTTCTTCGGCTCGTCGGTGTTGTCGGTGACGATCGTCACGCTCGTCTGGAAACTCGTGCTAATGCCTGGTCACGGTCTGCTGGCCGATGTCAGCCACGCGCTGAGTATTCCTGAGTTCGTGCCGCTGGTTCACGAATCCACTGCGTTGCCGATGATTGCCGTCGTCACCGTATGGTGGATCGTCGGCCTGCCGATGATGCTGTTCCTTGCTGCACTTCAGCAAATCCCGCAAGAACTCTACGAAGCCGCTGCGCTCGATAACGCGTCACGCTGGCGCACTTTCGCGTCGATCACGTTGCCGTCGATCCGCCGCACGCTCGCACTCGTGGCGGTAATCGAAGCGGTGTTCCAGTTCCAGTTGTTCGGGCAGGCCCAATTGCTGACCGATGGTGGACCGAACAACGCGTCGCGACCGCTCGTCCAGTTCATTTATGAATCCGGCTTCCGCCAATGGTTGTTCGGCTATTCGGCTGCCGCCGCCCAGGTGCTGTTTCTGCTGATGCTGATCGGCATTGCGGTGCAGGCATGGATCGTACGCAGGAAGGATTCCGTATGA
- a CDS encoding carbohydrate ABC transporter permease — translation MSTAALKSAPGPSRQEGTRGSLAGRFGERLMLGAVVLLALVWIAPLVWVFALSFKPNAFLQQHTDVLFSPPFTLENYTSIIGTSAVGGWLINSAIVALGQTFLTLIIASLAGYGFARTTFPGKNVLYVICLAGLAVPEQALVIPLHSIFAALDLHNTYGALIMPRLASPFGVYLMTQYFKAVPVDIEEAALLDNASRFKVFWRIVLPLSIPAQATLAIFTFLSAWNDYLWPLVSASKPEMYTLTIGLASTQGNFAQSEGIGYLMAQAVFAGLPIFVLYLFFQKYIVAAVAGTTVR, via the coding sequence ATGAGTACTGCTGCTCTCAAATCCGCTCCCGGGCCTTCGCGTCAGGAGGGTACGCGTGGCTCGCTCGCAGGCCGCTTCGGCGAGCGCCTGATGCTTGGCGCCGTCGTGCTGCTCGCGCTGGTCTGGATTGCACCGCTCGTGTGGGTGTTCGCGCTGTCGTTCAAGCCGAATGCTTTCCTGCAGCAACACACCGACGTGCTGTTTTCGCCGCCTTTTACGCTGGAGAACTACACCAGCATCATCGGGACGTCCGCAGTGGGCGGCTGGTTGATCAACAGCGCGATAGTCGCGTTGGGGCAAACGTTCCTCACGCTGATTATCGCGTCGCTCGCGGGTTACGGTTTCGCGCGCACCACGTTTCCCGGCAAGAACGTGCTCTACGTGATCTGCCTCGCGGGGCTCGCGGTTCCCGAGCAGGCGCTGGTGATTCCGCTGCATAGCATCTTCGCGGCACTCGACTTGCACAATACGTATGGCGCACTGATCATGCCGCGGCTCGCCTCGCCATTCGGTGTGTATCTGATGACGCAGTACTTCAAGGCCGTGCCCGTCGATATCGAAGAGGCCGCGTTGCTCGACAATGCATCGCGTTTCAAGGTGTTCTGGCGCATCGTGTTGCCGCTGTCGATTCCGGCGCAAGCCACGCTCGCGATCTTTACTTTCCTGAGCGCGTGGAACGACTACCTGTGGCCGCTCGTGTCGGCGTCGAAGCCGGAAATGTACACGCTGACCATCGGACTCGCATCGACGCAGGGCAACTTCGCGCAGTCCGAAGGCATTGGTTATCTGATGGCGCAGGCGGTATTCGCCGGACTACCAATCTTCGTGTTGTATCTGTTTTTCCAGAAGTACATTGTGGCCGCCGTGGCTGGCACCACAGTGCGCTGA
- a CDS encoding extracellular solute-binding protein has product MKKSLVRGALSLALLGLAAGVAAPVQAKTEITLSRFFGACDAEYGKVNDVSKAAGECGIITTLVNQFNATNKEDIVVKPQIIEWNPYYTQIDARILSHDVPTISVMHEAVLGDYVKRKLVEPLDDGFKSVGVDTKDFTGNAHRGVTFGDKTYALPFDTHSWLWHININLFKKAGLVDASGKPILPTTPDELLKQAKQFKEKTGLPYITMPIANESAAQTRSLYSMVYQQNGTLFPNGPTKIDLHNKPVTNSLQLLDSLMKAGDITPNLDYGAANQAFMNGKAGVLICGTWMIEDLTNLSNKPGSALANNGYEVVPFPNLFQKKAVWADGHSWVMLKGGAKDEKTRHAALVFLKFLYDHDADWARTGHLPARQSVIDSAAFNALPHRSSIKEISSTGYALPNTVPRQFAIQEIVGDEVSNMLTSGKSIADVQQQAEDRVNKLLSR; this is encoded by the coding sequence ATGAAGAAATCGCTCGTGCGCGGTGCGCTTTCGCTCGCCTTGCTGGGACTGGCCGCCGGCGTTGCCGCTCCGGTTCAGGCTAAAACCGAGATTACGCTGTCGCGTTTCTTCGGCGCCTGCGACGCTGAATACGGCAAAGTGAACGATGTCAGCAAGGCGGCGGGCGAATGCGGGATTATCACGACGCTGGTCAACCAGTTCAACGCGACGAATAAGGAAGATATCGTCGTCAAGCCGCAGATCATCGAATGGAATCCGTACTACACGCAGATCGACGCGCGCATTCTGAGCCATGATGTACCCACTATTTCAGTCATGCACGAAGCGGTTCTCGGCGACTATGTAAAGCGCAAGCTGGTCGAGCCGCTCGACGACGGCTTCAAATCGGTCGGCGTCGATACCAAAGATTTTACGGGCAACGCGCATCGCGGCGTGACGTTCGGCGACAAGACCTACGCGCTGCCTTTCGACACGCATTCGTGGCTCTGGCATATCAACATCAATCTGTTCAAAAAGGCGGGTCTGGTCGACGCGAGCGGCAAGCCGATTTTGCCGACCACGCCCGACGAACTGCTGAAGCAGGCGAAGCAGTTCAAGGAGAAGACCGGTCTGCCGTATATCACCATGCCGATCGCGAACGAAAGCGCAGCGCAAACGCGTTCGCTGTACTCGATGGTGTATCAGCAGAACGGCACGCTGTTTCCGAATGGTCCGACCAAAATCGATCTTCATAACAAGCCGGTCACGAACTCGCTGCAATTGCTCGACAGTCTGATGAAGGCAGGCGACATTACGCCGAATCTGGACTACGGCGCCGCGAATCAGGCATTCATGAACGGCAAGGCAGGCGTGCTGATCTGCGGAACGTGGATGATCGAGGACCTGACCAATCTGTCTAACAAGCCTGGCTCCGCGCTTGCGAATAACGGCTATGAAGTGGTGCCGTTCCCGAATCTGTTCCAGAAGAAAGCGGTGTGGGCCGACGGCCATTCGTGGGTGATGCTCAAAGGTGGCGCAAAGGATGAAAAGACTCGCCACGCTGCGCTGGTGTTCCTCAAGTTCCTCTACGACCACGATGCGGACTGGGCCCGCACAGGTCATTTGCCTGCGCGTCAGTCGGTGATCGACAGCGCTGCGTTCAATGCGTTGCCGCATCGTTCGTCCATCAAGGAAATCTCGTCGACGGGCTATGCATTGCCGAACACCGTGCCGCGTCAGTTTGCGATTCAGGAAATTGTTGGCGACGAAGTGAGCAACATGCTCACCTCTGGAAAGTCGATTGCGGATGTCCAGCAACAGGCGGAAGACCGCGTGAACAAATTGCTGTCCAGGTAA
- a CDS encoding alpha-N-arabinofuranosidase → MINSRLVVDRDFVVADLDRRVFGTFVEHMGRCVYTGIYEPDHPNADERGFRKDVMELTRELGPTIVRYPGGNFLSGYNWEDGVGPKEKRPKRLDLAWYSVESNQFGTNEFIDWCRELDIEPMYGVNLGTRGPDEARHFVEYCNHPGGTALSDLRHEHGYEKPHDIKFWCLGNEMDGPWQIGRKTADEYGRTALETAKLMRAVDPTIQLAACGSSTHEMATYGMWEDRVLDHCFDQVDFISLHTYFENRHDSTAEFFGNIDVMDLFIKEIVAVADSVAARKHSTKRIMLSFDEWNVWYKARSINDLRKPGWPSAPRLIEEVYNAEDALVVGGALITMMNNADRVKTACLAQLVNVIGPIMTEPGGAAWRQTIFYPFSQASKFGHGRVLKPVIDSPTYEAETFPEIAYLCASVVDDRATGTTTIFALNRHLTDEMELNIELRGLGADRTLDHALELHHANLKAVNTADAPMTVAPATNKQVVVDGEKITARLKPGSWNVIVTTSAKRS, encoded by the coding sequence ATGATTAATTCACGCCTTGTCGTCGACCGGGATTTTGTTGTCGCGGACCTTGACCGGCGCGTCTTCGGCACCTTTGTCGAACATATGGGCCGCTGCGTTTATACCGGTATTTACGAGCCGGATCATCCGAATGCCGACGAGCGCGGCTTTCGCAAGGACGTGATGGAACTTACGCGCGAACTCGGTCCGACGATCGTCCGTTATCCTGGCGGCAATTTCCTGTCCGGCTACAACTGGGAAGATGGTGTAGGCCCGAAAGAAAAGCGGCCGAAGCGTCTCGACCTCGCGTGGTATTCGGTGGAGAGCAACCAGTTCGGCACCAACGAATTCATCGACTGGTGCCGCGAACTCGATATTGAGCCGATGTACGGCGTCAATCTCGGCACTCGCGGCCCCGATGAAGCCCGCCATTTTGTCGAGTACTGCAATCATCCGGGCGGCACGGCGCTATCGGATTTGCGTCACGAGCATGGCTATGAGAAACCGCACGACATCAAGTTCTGGTGTCTCGGCAATGAGATGGACGGCCCGTGGCAAATCGGCCGCAAGACCGCCGACGAATACGGCCGCACCGCGCTCGAAACCGCCAAGCTGATGCGTGCAGTGGACCCGACGATTCAACTCGCCGCGTGCGGTTCGTCGACGCATGAAATGGCGACGTACGGCATGTGGGAAGACCGCGTGCTCGACCACTGCTTCGATCAGGTCGATTTCATTTCGCTCCATACGTACTTCGAAAATCGTCACGATTCGACGGCGGAGTTCTTCGGCAACATCGACGTGATGGACCTGTTCATCAAGGAGATTGTGGCAGTTGCCGATAGCGTGGCGGCGCGCAAGCATTCGACCAAACGCATCATGCTGTCGTTCGATGAATGGAACGTCTGGTACAAGGCACGTTCGATCAACGATCTGCGCAAGCCGGGTTGGCCGAGTGCGCCGCGTCTGATCGAGGAGGTCTACAACGCGGAAGATGCGTTGGTAGTGGGCGGTGCACTGATCACGATGATGAACAACGCCGACCGCGTGAAAACCGCGTGTCTCGCGCAACTCGTCAATGTGATCGGCCCGATCATGACCGAGCCAGGCGGCGCTGCGTGGCGGCAAACGATTTTCTATCCGTTCTCGCAAGCCTCGAAATTTGGTCATGGCCGCGTGCTGAAACCGGTGATCGATTCGCCGACTTATGAAGCCGAGACCTTCCCCGAAATCGCGTACCTGTGTGCATCCGTTGTCGATGATCGTGCGACCGGCACTACGACGATCTTCGCGCTGAACCGCCATCTGACCGACGAGATGGAACTCAATATCGAGTTGCGCGGACTCGGCGCGGACCGCACACTCGATCACGCGCTAGAGTTGCATCACGCGAACCTGAAGGCGGTGAACACTGCCGATGCGCCGATGACGGTGGCACCCGCTACCAACAAGCAGGTCGTCGTGGATGGCGAGAAGATCACCGCGCGCCTCAAGCCGGGTTCGTGGAACGTGATCGTCACGACGTCGGCCAAGCGCAGCTAG
- a CDS encoding FadR/GntR family transcriptional regulator has product MFEREPVVGTMTAQVARIVGMRIVSGEFGPGDLLPVESELCSEYRVSRTTVREAIKQLTGKRLIEVSPKIGTRVLPFSDWNLLDRDVLAWRLNAQFDSKIVEDIFEMRICFEPRASFLAARHGSDEDLQLIDRRYRELASAYASPSAQSDVRASVEAVLEFHMAIITMSQNGMFITIGSAIKAALRVSSEMLYRQAAKPSEDIALHDDVRSRIVSRQPEEASAAMTRLLAASRERMLRYTITPKEAGGGVKNLPPS; this is encoded by the coding sequence ATGTTTGAGCGTGAGCCGGTCGTTGGCACCATGACTGCGCAGGTTGCGCGGATCGTCGGAATGAGGATCGTCTCGGGCGAGTTCGGACCGGGCGATCTGCTTCCGGTAGAAAGCGAGCTGTGCAGCGAGTACCGGGTGAGCCGCACGACGGTTCGTGAGGCGATCAAGCAACTCACCGGCAAGCGCCTGATTGAAGTGTCACCCAAGATCGGCACGCGTGTGCTGCCGTTCTCCGACTGGAACCTGCTGGATCGCGATGTACTCGCGTGGCGGCTCAATGCACAATTCGATTCGAAGATCGTCGAAGACATCTTTGAAATGCGCATCTGTTTCGAGCCGCGCGCGAGTTTTCTCGCGGCACGTCACGGCAGCGATGAAGATCTTCAGTTAATCGATCGTCGTTATCGTGAGCTGGCGAGTGCTTATGCGTCTCCTTCCGCGCAATCGGATGTGCGGGCTTCGGTCGAGGCGGTGCTGGAGTTTCATATGGCGATCATCACGATGTCGCAGAACGGCATGTTCATTACCATCGGGAGCGCGATCAAGGCGGCGTTGCGGGTGTCGTCGGAGATGCTTTACCGGCAGGCGGCGAAGCCCAGCGAAGATATCGCCTTGCACGACGACGTACGCAGCCGGATCGTTTCGCGACAGCCGGAGGAGGCGTCGGCCGCGATGACGCGGTTGCTCGCGGCGTCGCGCGAACGGATGTTGCGGTACACGATTACGCCGAAGGAAGCCGGTGGCGGAGTGAAAAATTTACCGCCATCGTGA
- a CDS encoding MFS transporter, whose translation MKSKYRWVIAALLFFAGMLNYLDRAALSVVAPIIKADLHINDAQMGLLFSSFFIGYCVFCFVGGWAADKFGPRKVFMLAAGFWSMFCGATAFAGSFGTLMVARVAFGVAEGPMGTTTNKSISNWFPRREAGRAVGLTNAGQPLGAAVAAPIVGLVALQFGWRISFVVIAVLGFVWMAFWWRCFRDQPDEHPAVSKEEAEWIVADRHLTATVNADSSNTGHSVFHYLFSLPVLGVAMAFFAFNYVLYFFLSWLPSYFTDYQHLDIKHMSVVGILPWLGATLGFVFGGMISDGLYKRTGNVLFARKTVIIMGLGVAAICVMLVSRVSSLVPAVTLIAVASLFAFMTPQACWSLLQDIVPRERIGATGGFVHLLANLAGILSPSITGFMIQYGAGYSSAFVVASALAAVGLIVLWFSVREHNVARLRSAPV comes from the coding sequence GTGAAATCGAAATACCGCTGGGTAATCGCCGCGCTGCTGTTCTTCGCCGGCATGCTGAATTACCTGGATCGCGCCGCATTGTCGGTGGTCGCGCCAATCATCAAGGCTGATCTGCATATCAACGACGCGCAGATGGGTTTGCTCTTCAGCAGCTTCTTTATCGGCTATTGCGTGTTCTGTTTCGTCGGCGGCTGGGCCGCGGACAAATTCGGCCCGCGCAAAGTTTTCATGCTCGCGGCGGGTTTCTGGTCGATGTTCTGCGGTGCGACTGCATTCGCCGGCAGCTTCGGCACGCTGATGGTCGCGCGCGTCGCCTTCGGCGTTGCCGAAGGGCCGATGGGCACCACTACCAACAAGTCTATTTCCAACTGGTTTCCCCGCCGCGAAGCAGGCCGCGCAGTCGGTCTGACGAATGCCGGGCAACCGCTCGGTGCAGCGGTCGCTGCGCCGATCGTCGGACTGGTCGCGCTGCAATTCGGCTGGCGCATTTCGTTCGTGGTGATAGCGGTACTCGGCTTTGTGTGGATGGCGTTCTGGTGGCGCTGTTTCCGCGATCAGCCAGACGAGCATCCGGCTGTATCGAAGGAAGAAGCCGAGTGGATCGTGGCCGACCGTCATTTGACGGCGACGGTCAATGCCGATTCTTCGAATACCGGACACAGCGTCTTTCACTACCTGTTCTCGTTGCCTGTGCTTGGCGTCGCGATGGCGTTCTTCGCATTCAACTACGTGCTCTACTTCTTTCTTTCGTGGCTGCCGAGTTATTTCACCGATTACCAGCATCTGGATATCAAGCACATGAGTGTGGTCGGTATCCTGCCCTGGCTGGGTGCAACGCTTGGTTTTGTATTCGGCGGCATGATTTCGGACGGACTGTATAAGCGCACCGGCAATGTTCTGTTTGCACGCAAGACGGTCATCATCATGGGCCTTGGCGTGGCAGCTATTTGCGTGATGCTTGTGTCGCGAGTGAGTTCTCTCGTACCTGCCGTCACATTGATCGCGGTGGCGAGTCTCTTTGCGTTCATGACACCGCAAGCGTGCTGGTCGCTGTTGCAAGACATCGTGCCGCGTGAGCGGATCGGCGCAACGGGCGGCTTCGTGCATCTGCTCGCGAATCTAGCGGGTATTCTTTCGCCGAGCATTACCGGCTTCATGATTCAGTACGGCGCGGGTTATTCGTCGGCGTTCGTGGTGGCGAGCGCGCTGGCAGCGGTGGGTCTGATCGTGTTGTGGTTCTCGGTGCGCGAGCATAACGTTGCACGCTTGCGCAGTGCGCCGGTTTGA
- a CDS encoding class I SAM-dependent methyltransferase — protein sequence MSDQQQVAPDSTAARVALWRALHVEADAPPHVLDDEIGLKLLAPGDDWRQRGDMDPQFTRPFRASIVARARFIEDLVVEQAARGVEQYVILGAGLDSFAQRRPEIASRIKVFEVDQPGPQAWKRQRLIELGYGVPEWLHFVPVDFERNEAWRQALSNAGFDDSKPAIVVSTGVSMYLTKDANAATLLQVASFATGSTLAMTFLLPLELADPEVRPGLLMAEKGARASGTPFISFYTPSDIVAQARDAGFKDARHVSANDLAALYFADRSDGLRPPNNAEELLVAST from the coding sequence ATGAGCGATCAACAGCAAGTGGCACCGGACAGCACGGCGGCGCGAGTCGCGCTGTGGCGTGCGCTGCATGTCGAAGCCGATGCCCCGCCACACGTGCTGGACGACGAGATCGGCCTCAAGCTGCTCGCGCCCGGCGACGACTGGCGTCAGCGCGGCGACATGGACCCGCAATTCACACGGCCGTTTCGAGCGTCGATCGTCGCGCGGGCCCGCTTCATCGAAGATCTGGTCGTGGAGCAGGCCGCCCGTGGAGTGGAGCAGTACGTGATTCTCGGTGCCGGGCTCGACAGCTTCGCGCAACGGCGGCCCGAGATCGCATCCCGCATCAAGGTATTCGAGGTCGATCAACCCGGTCCTCAGGCATGGAAGCGTCAGCGTCTGATTGAACTCGGCTACGGCGTGCCGGAGTGGCTGCATTTCGTGCCGGTCGATTTCGAACGAAATGAAGCGTGGCGGCAGGCGCTTTCGAACGCCGGCTTCGACGACAGCAAACCGGCTATCGTGGTCTCCACCGGCGTGAGCATGTATCTGACGAAAGACGCAAACGCGGCGACGCTGCTTCAAGTGGCGTCTTTCGCAACCGGTTCCACTTTAGCGATGACGTTTCTGCTTCCGCTCGAACTGGCGGATCCCGAGGTTCGTCCCGGTCTCCTGATGGCGGAGAAGGGCGCGCGAGCCAGCGGTACGCCCTTTATCAGTTTCTACACGCCGTCCGACATCGTCGCGCAAGCCCGCGACGCCGGCTTTAAGGACGCACGGCATGTGTCAGCGAACGATCTTGCCGCGCTTTATTTCGCAGACAGATCCGATGGTCTGCGTCCGCCGAACAATGCGGAAGAACTGTTGGTGGCGAGTACCTAG
- a CDS encoding SGNH/GDSL hydrolase family protein, whose translation MTPALIGLAGAHAAESPQRGNWVNSWQGSPTKGATFDTKACPSDVGVQDQTVRNIVYLSTGGDRLRVRISNAGGAVPLRVGAASVAPSSGDGPGLEGDSHVLHFSGAQEVVVPAGGEALSDVVDLPVKSFDALAVSVYLPANTGPATQHFLATQTSYLSAGNQTGSGNTVAFTRPVSCWMFVSGVDVDAAPTVKGTLVTFGDSITDGYLSTTGKNRRFPDALARRMSLRKGATLSVSNAGISGNELLTNRDQAMFGVPASERLARDVLTQPGLRAVVFLEGINDIGDKSAKAEDIIQAMQQVIAQVHAAGVRIYGGTLLPFMGSNSTYHTDYGTPAGEQERLKVNEWIRTSHAFDGVIDFDKVTRDPTNPDHMRAVFDSGDHLHPSDAGYEAMARAVDLDMILSNLGRH comes from the coding sequence ATGACGCCCGCGCTAATCGGGCTCGCAGGAGCCCACGCGGCCGAAAGTCCGCAACGGGGCAACTGGGTCAATAGCTGGCAGGGAAGTCCGACTAAAGGCGCGACTTTCGACACCAAAGCCTGTCCTTCCGACGTCGGCGTGCAGGATCAGACAGTCCGCAATATCGTGTACCTCAGCACGGGCGGCGACCGACTCCGCGTGCGGATTTCAAACGCGGGCGGAGCGGTGCCGTTGCGGGTCGGCGCGGCCTCCGTCGCCCCTTCTTCAGGCGATGGCCCCGGCCTCGAAGGCGATTCGCATGTGCTGCATTTCAGCGGCGCACAGGAAGTGGTGGTTCCCGCAGGTGGCGAAGCGCTCAGCGACGTGGTCGATCTACCGGTGAAATCGTTCGACGCGCTTGCGGTCAGCGTTTATCTTCCGGCGAACACGGGGCCTGCCACGCAGCACTTCCTCGCGACGCAAACGAGCTATCTGTCCGCAGGCAACCAGACCGGAAGTGGCAACACGGTTGCGTTCACGCGCCCGGTGAGTTGCTGGATGTTCGTCTCTGGCGTCGATGTCGACGCAGCGCCCACAGTCAAAGGAACGCTCGTCACGTTTGGCGATTCGATCACCGACGGCTATCTGTCGACGACCGGCAAAAACCGTCGCTTCCCCGACGCACTGGCACGCCGGATGTCGCTGCGCAAAGGTGCGACGCTGTCGGTTTCCAATGCGGGCATCAGCGGTAACGAGTTGCTGACGAACCGCGATCAGGCGATGTTCGGCGTCCCGGCCAGCGAGCGTCTGGCGCGCGACGTGCTGACTCAACCGGGCCTGCGCGCCGTGGTGTTCCTCGAAGGCATCAACGATATCGGCGACAAGTCGGCCAAGGCGGAAGACATCATCCAGGCCATGCAGCAGGTCATCGCGCAGGTTCACGCGGCCGGAGTGCGTATTTACGGCGGCACGCTCTTGCCGTTCATGGGATCGAATAGCACCTACCACACCGACTACGGCACGCCGGCGGGCGAACAGGAGCGGCTCAAGGTGAATGAGTGGATCAGAACGAGCCATGCATTCGACGGAGTGATCGACTTCGACAAGGTGACACGCGATCCGACCAACCCGGACCATATGCGCGCGGTATTCGATAGCGGCGACCACCTGCATCCGAGCGATGCGGGTTACGAAGCGATGGCGCGCGCAGTAGACCTCGATATGATCTTGTCCAATCTCGGCCGCCACTAA
- a CDS encoding MarR family winged helix-turn-helix transcriptional regulator — protein sequence MATSPDNTASAISLDLYDQPGHLIRRAHQISVSMFHELLGREVTPVQYSILRMLHELPGLDQVTLAQRVGLDTSTTADIAVRLEAKGWIVREVLPRRQRRLLLTPEGEKLLIQFIPAVNALSHGLLDGMGEEDAQQLLRLLRKFVHLNNDQSRAPLRSSTDDAASD from the coding sequence ATGGCCACATCACCAGACAACACCGCTTCGGCGATCAGCCTCGACCTCTACGATCAGCCTGGGCATCTGATCAGACGGGCACATCAAATTTCAGTGTCCATGTTTCATGAATTGCTGGGTCGCGAAGTGACGCCCGTCCAGTACTCGATACTGCGAATGCTTCACGAGTTGCCCGGACTGGATCAGGTCACTCTCGCGCAACGGGTCGGCCTCGATACGTCGACCACCGCCGACATCGCCGTACGGCTCGAAGCAAAGGGCTGGATTGTTCGCGAGGTTCTGCCGCGTCGCCAACGTCGTCTGCTGCTGACGCCGGAAGGCGAGAAGCTACTCATTCAGTTTATTCCCGCCGTCAATGCATTGAGTCACGGCCTGCTCGACGGAATGGGAGAAGAAGACGCGCAACAGCTATTGCGCCTATTGCGGAAATTCGTGCATTTGAATAACGATCAGAGTCGCGCGCCGCTGCGCAGCTCTACCGACGACGCAGCTTCAGATTAG
- a CDS encoding aromatic ring-hydroxylating oxygenase subunit alpha, with protein MFPKNAWYVACMPDEITDKPLGRQICGEAMVFYRNADGAAIALEDFCPHRGAPLSLGFVRDGTLVCGYHGLEMGCQGKVTGMPGQRVNGFPSIRHYPVIERYGFIWVWPGDATQADAAKLHHLEWAESAEWAYGGGLYHIRCDYRLMIDNLMDLTHETYVHADSIGQKEIDEAAPKTTSEGDTVTTSRFMENVAAPSFWKMALRGNGLADDVPVDRWQICHFSPPSHVLIEVGVAHAGHGGYHAPANRKASSIVVDFITPETETSIWYFWGMARNFRPDDAALTASIREGQGKIFSEDLEMLERQQQNLLKWPDRKLLKLNIDAGGVMSRRVIDRLLELEQVNKEESESAPQSPVSRVIPVRAAT; from the coding sequence ATGTTCCCCAAGAACGCGTGGTACGTCGCGTGTATGCCCGACGAAATCACGGACAAGCCGTTAGGTCGCCAGATCTGCGGAGAAGCAATGGTGTTCTATCGAAATGCGGATGGCGCTGCCATCGCATTGGAGGACTTTTGCCCGCATCGGGGCGCACCGCTGTCGCTGGGTTTCGTGCGTGACGGCACGCTCGTTTGCGGTTATCACGGACTCGAAATGGGATGCCAGGGCAAGGTGACCGGTATGCCCGGCCAGCGCGTCAATGGTTTTCCTTCTATTCGCCACTATCCGGTTATCGAACGTTACGGTTTTATCTGGGTGTGGCCCGGCGATGCGACTCAGGCCGACGCGGCGAAATTGCATCATCTGGAGTGGGCGGAAAGCGCGGAATGGGCATACGGGGGCGGCCTTTATCACATTCGTTGCGACTATCGGCTGATGATCGACAACCTGATGGATCTCACGCACGAGACCTATGTGCACGCGGACAGCATCGGGCAAAAGGAAATCGACGAAGCCGCGCCGAAAACCACGAGCGAAGGCGATACTGTCACGACGAGCCGCTTTATGGAAAATGTTGCCGCGCCGTCGTTCTGGAAAATGGCGTTGCGAGGCAATGGCCTTGCGGACGATGTTCCCGTCGACCGTTGGCAGATCTGCCACTTCTCGCCGCCGAGTCACGTGCTGATCGAAGTCGGTGTCGCGCACGCGGGTCATGGCGGCTATCACGCACCGGCTAACAGGAAAGCTTCTTCAATCGTGGTGGATTTCATTACGCCGGAGACCGAAACCTCGATCTGGTACTTCTGGGGCATGGCGCGTAACTTCCGTCCCGATGATGCGGCGCTGACGGCCAGCATCCGCGAAGGACAGGGCAAGATTTTCAGCGAAGACCTGGAGATGCTGGAACGCCAGCAGCAGAACCTGTTGAAGTGGCCGGACCGCAAATTGCTCAAATTGAATATCGATGCCGGTGGCGTGATGTCGCGGCGCGTGATCGATCGCTTGCTCGAACTCGAGCAAGTTAATAAAGAAGAAAGCGAAAGTGCGCCGCAGTCCCCCGTTTCACGCGTTATTCCAGTGCGGGCGGCAACGTGA